One genomic window of Ilyobacter polytropus DSM 2926 includes the following:
- the coaE gene encoding dephospho-CoA kinase (Dephospho-CoA kinase (CoaE) performs the final step in coenzyme A biosynthesis.) yields MIIGLTGGIASGKSTVSKILSKMGIIVVDADIVAREVMESKEVIKRISDEFGENILDKKGKLDRSKLREVVFSSKKSVGKLNSIVHPTVIERFENERKKSIITGEMLVFDIPLLFEAKMEDLCDKVIVVYVDIETQIKRVMERDGSKRETAINIIKNQMPLSEKLERADIKIKNDGTIEELEKKIKDVFSKV; encoded by the coding sequence ATGATCATCGGTCTGACTGGAGGGATAGCCTCTGGAAAAAGTACAGTATCTAAAATATTGAGTAAGATGGGAATAATAGTTGTAGATGCTGATATAGTAGCTAGGGAAGTAATGGAGTCAAAAGAAGTGATAAAGAGAATTTCAGATGAGTTCGGGGAAAATATATTAGATAAAAAAGGTAAATTGGACAGATCAAAGCTGAGAGAGGTTGTTTTTTCATCTAAAAAAAGTGTGGGGAAACTAAATTCTATAGTTCATCCCACTGTGATAGAAAGATTTGAAAATGAGAGAAAAAAATCTATTATAACAGGGGAGATGCTTGTTTTTGACATACCTCTTCTTTTTGAAGCAAAGATGGAAGATCTGTGTGATAAAGTAATAGTGGTCTATGTGGACATCGAAACTCAAATAAAAAGAGTGATGGAAAGAGACGGAAGTAAAAGAGAAACTGCCATAAATATAATAAAAAACCAGATGCCTTTGTCTGAAAAATTAGAAAGAGCAGATATAAAAATAAAAAATGACGGAACAATTGAAGAGCTTGAGAAAAAGATAAAAGATGTTTTTTCAAAAGTTT